A genome region from bacterium includes the following:
- a CDS encoding sigma-70 family RNA polymerase sigma factor: MNDTLEVTEIKPQTGEPLAFERLYELYRGRVFNTAYRMLSNRADAEDVTQDVFVKVFKKLSSFRGESAVSTWIYRIAVNACLDFRRRRRLRQTVSIDDGMEVGSTPLSVGRLIESALPKMAEGYRQVFVLHDIQGLKHEEIGKILGITDGASKSQLHRARAFLRRELAPYLEDRHWMKGE; encoded by the coding sequence GTGAATGATACTCTGGAAGTGACCGAGATAAAGCCTCAGACCGGCGAACCACTTGCCTTCGAGCGCCTCTACGAGTTGTACCGAGGTCGGGTCTTCAATACCGCCTACCGCATGCTTTCCAACCGTGCCGACGCTGAGGACGTCACGCAGGACGTCTTCGTGAAGGTCTTCAAGAAACTGAGTTCGTTCCGTGGCGAGTCCGCGGTCTCGACGTGGATATATCGAATAGCGGTTAACGCGTGTCTCGACTTCAGGCGGCGGCGACGGCTGCGTCAGACCGTGTCCATCGACGATGGCATGGAGGTCGGCTCCACGCCGCTGAGTGTTGGCCGGTTGATAGAGAGCGCCCTGCCCAAGATGGCTGAGGGTTACCGGCAGGTTTTCGTGCTGCACGACATCCAGGGATTGAAGCATGAGGAGATCGGCAAGATTCTGGGCATAACCGACGGCGCGAGTAAGTCGCAGCTTCACCGCGCGCGCGCCTTCCTGCGGCGCGAGCTGGCCCCGTATCTTGAGGATCGTCACTGGATGAAGGGAGAGTAG
- a CDS encoding zf-HC2 domain-containing protein — protein MEQHCSEEILSAYLDGDLDGEAAGRAAEHIAECTVCRRSLAQVRAIRDAAPEMEQFVPSGRTWSGVQERIRGSKAHSRRLTRLFWVGLPALAVVLLVVFLAGVIRTPSQPTVSRWLSSVGRKPSVSELSRDKAAQEAAQEYGEYVQGIEQAIQECRTAMDQNPGNARVRAAYVGATGDRQRAMDRFVSGGY, from the coding sequence TTGGAGCAACACTGTTCTGAAGAGATTCTGAGCGCGTACCTTGACGGCGACCTTGACGGTGAGGCGGCGGGCAGGGCGGCGGAACACATTGCCGAATGCACGGTTTGCCGCCGTTCGCTGGCGCAGGTCCGGGCCATCCGCGACGCCGCCCCGGAAATGGAACAATTTGTGCCTTCGGGCCGGACATGGTCGGGAGTCCAGGAGCGGATCCGTGGTTCGAAGGCCCACAGCCGCCGTCTGACCAGGTTGTTCTGGGTCGGGTTACCGGCGCTGGCCGTCGTACTGCTGGTTGTGTTCCTGGCCGGCGTGATCAGGACTCCGTCCCAGCCGACCGTCAGCCGTTGGCTGTCGTCCGTCGGCCGGAAGCCGTCCGTTTCCGAACTGAGCAGGGACAAGGCGGCACAGGAAGCCGCACAAGAATACGGCGAGTACGTGCAAGGCATCGAGCAGGCGATTCAGGAGTGCCGTACTGCCATGGACCAGAACCCCGGCAACGCGCGCGTCCGCGCCGCCTACGTCGGGGCCACGGGTGACCGCCAGCGAGCGATGGACAGGTTCGTGTCCGGCGGGTACTGA
- a CDS encoding PDZ domain-containing protein, producing the protein MKSLRLFLLLAPVLALASAVPAGQSTTGDSSAVKRGWLGVYTDELSKPMLAALDVDHGVLVTEVADGSPAAKAGVEVGDVITSLDGAAASDGSALRWAVRDRPGQRVTLKVRRRGREKALDVTLATREEAVGTFDFEWPALPGEALREVGRALQEAGPTLKRELDGGEAIPGLRRELEQSGLTVDSLRGQMQELRNELNELRDRLGQKQKSQ; encoded by the coding sequence ATGAAGAGTCTGCGTTTGTTCCTGCTGCTGGCGCCGGTGCTGGCGTTGGCTTCAGCGGTCCCTGCCGGACAGAGCACGACCGGCGACTCGTCCGCGGTCAAGCGAGGATGGCTTGGCGTCTACACCGACGAACTGAGCAAGCCTATGCTGGCGGCCCTGGACGTCGACCACGGCGTGCTCGTCACGGAGGTCGCCGATGGGTCTCCGGCGGCAAAGGCCGGGGTCGAGGTCGGCGACGTCATAACTTCGCTCGACGGAGCGGCCGCCAGTGATGGTTCAGCGCTGCGCTGGGCAGTGCGCGACCGGCCGGGACAGCGGGTCACGCTCAAGGTGCGACGCCGCGGCAGGGAGAAGGCCCTCGATGTCACGCTCGCGACCCGGGAGGAAGCCGTGGGGACATTCGACTTCGAGTGGCCGGCGCTGCCCGGCGAAGCGTTGCGGGAGGTCGGACGGGCACTGCAGGAAGCCGGGCCGACGCTGAAACGTGAGCTGGACGGCGGCGAGGCCATACCCGGACTGAGGCGCGAACTTGAGCAGTCCGGTCTGACCGTCGATTCTCTGCGCGGGCAGATGCAGGAGTTGAGGAACGAGCTGAACGAGCTGCGGGACAGGCTGGGCCAGAAGCAGAAGAGTCAATAA
- a CDS encoding FlgD immunoglobulin-like domain containing protein encodes MSLACLKLFQIEEEPGDDGGVQSFGSGHTYVTRLRDCSPNPFARGTSVNYELAQYGPVEITVHDVLGRLVRRLESGPRQRGIHVARWDGTDNRGRVVPAGVYFVRLSAGGKASTGRMTLVR; translated from the coding sequence GTGTCGCTTGCCTGTCTGAAGCTGTTCCAGATTGAGGAAGAGCCTGGCGACGATGGGGGTGTGCAGAGCTTTGGTTCTGGCCACACGTATGTCACCCGTCTCCGCGACTGCTCGCCGAATCCGTTCGCCAGAGGGACTTCGGTTAACTATGAGCTCGCACAATACGGGCCAGTTGAGATCACGGTGCATGACGTATTGGGTCGGCTCGTGCGGCGGCTGGAGAGCGGCCCTCGTCAGAGAGGCATTCATGTCGCGCGGTGGGACGGCACCGACAACCGTGGCCGCGTCGTGCCTGCTGGTGTGTACTTCGTGCGCCTGTCTGCCGGCGGCAAAGCCTCGACTGGACGTATGACGCTAGTCAGGTAG
- a CDS encoding T9SS type A sorting domain-containing protein — MSMRRIARIPAGPYGVADGRVLCGDFNHDSLPDMYFFYTPSACHETWEFQGWNRFKLVFEDTNATRPHGVNMRCAIPFAAGDIDGDGLTDVVCITVEYDSSNPNIEYDDVITVESPDSVSYPSRLSWYYRCGNNFAIPFLTDYLPDMDGDGHKGIFSATPGIGTCIWENTGNDQNQLVWRDTTHAFSCMTVGDFDMDGKMKFASASAASNGVVSVRECTPDDQYQVVYQDTVGQPNGDDAFMTKDIDGDGLPEFYIAFENVPRGKIYLCMWQANQVGSDVYHRTLVDSLYFGGTDWGRISECGDIDGDGIDECIWTTPAQINVYKAVYGNKRGRPVQPLQEVWHWNSDHGSMQSLVSTVYDVNNDGYKELITAGNGKISIFEVDAVDLKSPTHGSYKVGDTVPIRWTTHSPPRCDSLSLFLRRGITPSPLPPPQGGGNRREGELGDSVWLLDTIATGLPGTDTLYRWVVPSGVPDSGRIVVMAYGPGHQWDMSDSVITFIGGGVAEGSQKVPLRWSLSVSPNPARGAFSVRYEVPSSLTLALSQREREGVRVMSLGIYDVDGRLVRSLSDGQASPGRHEVRIPSNVLPAGVYFCTMTVENKRFSKKVVLTE, encoded by the coding sequence ATGAGCATGAGGCGAATCGCCCGAATCCCGGCTGGGCCATATGGTGTGGCGGATGGCCGCGTCTTGTGCGGCGACTTCAACCACGATTCCCTTCCTGACATGTACTTCTTCTATACACCCAGCGCATGCCACGAGACTTGGGAGTTTCAAGGCTGGAACCGATTCAAGCTCGTTTTCGAGGATACGAATGCGACCCGGCCTCACGGCGTAAACATGCGGTGCGCCATTCCCTTCGCGGCCGGCGACATTGACGGGGACGGACTTACAGATGTGGTGTGCATTACCGTCGAATATGACTCCTCTAACCCTAACATAGAGTACGATGACGTCATAACCGTCGAGAGCCCTGACAGCGTAAGCTATCCGAGCCGGCTTTCCTGGTACTACCGGTGCGGGAACAACTTCGCGATTCCATTTCTCACTGACTACCTCCCGGACATGGATGGAGATGGGCATAAGGGGATTTTCAGCGCCACGCCCGGTATTGGGACATGCATTTGGGAGAACACAGGCAACGATCAGAATCAACTCGTGTGGCGCGACACCACGCATGCATTCAGTTGCATGACCGTCGGCGACTTCGACATGGACGGCAAGATGAAGTTCGCCTCTGCCTCGGCTGCTAGCAACGGAGTCGTGTCTGTCCGGGAATGCACGCCCGATGACCAGTATCAGGTTGTGTATCAGGACACCGTTGGACAGCCGAATGGGGACGATGCGTTCATGACCAAAGACATTGATGGCGACGGCCTGCCCGAGTTCTACATTGCGTTCGAGAACGTCCCGCGCGGCAAGATATACCTCTGCATGTGGCAGGCAAATCAGGTTGGCAGCGACGTGTATCACCGCACGCTGGTGGATTCACTGTATTTCGGAGGGACCGACTGGGGCAGAATCAGCGAGTGCGGCGACATCGACGGCGACGGGATAGACGAGTGCATCTGGACCACGCCCGCCCAAATCAACGTGTACAAAGCCGTCTACGGCAACAAACGAGGGCGACCAGTGCAGCCGTTGCAGGAAGTTTGGCACTGGAACAGCGACCACGGTTCCATGCAATCGCTGGTGAGCACAGTGTATGACGTGAACAACGACGGCTACAAGGAGTTGATTACCGCGGGCAACGGGAAGATATCCATATTCGAGGTCGATGCGGTTGACCTCAAGTCGCCAACCCACGGCTCGTACAAAGTCGGCGACACGGTCCCAATCCGCTGGACCACCCATTCGCCGCCGCGCTGCGACTCGCTGTCGCTGTTCCTGAGGCGCGGTATTACACCCTCACCCCTCCCTCCCCCTCAAGGGGGAGGGAATAGAAGGGAGGGGGAGTTGGGCGATTCGGTGTGGCTTCTCGACACGATAGCAACTGGTTTACCTGGGACCGACACTCTGTATCGCTGGGTCGTGCCTTCGGGCGTACCTGACTCCGGCCGTATCGTCGTGATGGCCTATGGTCCGGGCCATCAGTGGGACATGTCGGACAGCGTCATTACCTTCATCGGCGGCGGCGTGGCGGAAGGAAGCCAGAAAGTGCCGCTCCGCTGGTCGCTCTCCGTCAGCCCGAACCCGGCTCGCGGCGCATTCTCTGTGCGCTACGAAGTACCTTCGTCCCTCACCCTCGCCCTCTCCCAGAGGGAGAGGGAAGGGGTGAGGGTCATGTCCCTCGGTATCTACGATGTTGACGGCAGACTCGTCCGTTCCCTGTCCGACGGACAAGCCTCGCCAGGTAGGCACGAGGTCCGCATCCCCTCGAACGTCCTTCCTGCCGGGGTCTACTTCTGCACAATGACCGTTGAGAACAAGCGCTTCAGCAAGAAGGTTGTTCTGACCGAATAG
- a CDS encoding glycosyltransferase family 4 protein has protein sequence MPSTAPLRVCIVTDAYLPSVGGIENHVLHLSSELKRLGHDVVVVTHQLPPASCHVESQVESPVPVHRLAGGLIVFHQHDIAIDPRTIASFKALLDHDHFDIVHGQSEGSYLVYEALAAARRRSVPTVLTRHSVLRTKPVVLSSLLVAVTKLLVRRADGLIAVSHACAEESVGFPGSIRVIPNGVDTDEFKPLPAERTRLRAELGFTDDDIVLGYVGRLHPAKGISFLLDAFARLHEARPALKLLIAGPGPLRGAVEERARVSSGAIRLLDPQPYDKVASWLNTLDAFALPSRGEAFGISLLEAMACGLPSVAFGRWGVRDFVIDGATGLLADSPADFSEKLARLVSDQGFRERLGRAARRSVEERFSWPRVAAETAEFYRELIAG, from the coding sequence ATGCCAAGCACCGCGCCACTCAGGGTTTGCATTGTCACCGACGCGTACCTGCCCTCCGTCGGTGGAATCGAGAACCATGTGTTGCATCTCTCGTCCGAGTTGAAGCGGCTGGGGCATGACGTGGTGGTGGTCACGCACCAACTGCCGCCGGCCTCGTGTCACGTTGAGAGTCAGGTTGAATCGCCCGTGCCGGTTCACCGGCTGGCCGGCGGGCTCATCGTTTTCCACCAGCACGACATCGCGATCGATCCGCGCACGATCGCCTCATTCAAGGCTCTGCTTGACCATGACCATTTTGACATCGTGCACGGCCAGAGCGAGGGTTCGTACCTTGTCTACGAGGCCCTGGCCGCGGCACGACGGCGGAGCGTGCCGACGGTACTGACCAGACATTCGGTGCTTCGTACCAAGCCGGTGGTGCTCAGTTCGCTGCTCGTCGCCGTGACGAAGCTGCTGGTCAGGCGGGCGGACGGTCTGATCGCCGTCAGCCACGCCTGCGCTGAAGAGTCAGTCGGATTCCCGGGGTCGATCCGCGTCATTCCCAATGGCGTGGACACCGATGAGTTCAAGCCGCTGCCGGCTGAGCGCACACGTCTGCGCGCGGAGCTGGGCTTTACCGATGATGATATCGTGCTCGGCTACGTCGGCAGGCTGCATCCGGCAAAGGGCATAAGTTTCCTTCTCGACGCGTTTGCGAGGCTGCATGAAGCGAGGCCGGCACTGAAGCTGCTGATTGCCGGGCCCGGCCCCTTGCGCGGCGCCGTCGAGGAGCGAGCGCGGGTTTCGTCCGGCGCAATACGGCTGCTCGACCCTCAGCCATACGACAAAGTAGCTTCGTGGCTGAATACGCTCGACGCCTTCGCGCTTCCGTCCCGGGGTGAGGCGTTCGGCATATCGCTGCTCGAAGCAATGGCCTGCGGGCTACCGTCGGTCGCATTCGGGCGTTGGGGCGTCAGGGACTTCGTCATTGACGGCGCGACCGGGCTACTGGCCGACTCGCCGGCTGACTTCAGTGAGAAACTGGCGCGGCTGGTGTCGGACCAGGGTTTCCGAGAACGGCTGGGTCGGGCGGCGCGCAGGAGCGTGGAGGAGAGGTTCTCGTGGCCGCGTGTCGCGGCCGAGACGGCTGAGTTCTATCGCGAGCTGATTGCCGGCTAG
- a CDS encoding PIG-L family deacetylase, whose product MAKCEYLIRVSLFSLLTSLFAGQGLAVGLDTLHLQPNERILIVAPHPDDEVLACGGLIQQALALGDSVWVVYVTAGDGSWTSAWRVTGNMSPGPKDYLELGRTRIKEARADACLLGLDTTQLVFLGYPDGAMDQLIFEHYYDKVPVTSPHTRVTHNPYGCAGHDYVGEAVTEDLYDLIAGHRADLVIFPHPLDVHPDHWAAGATLAPIIGLWHLRETGKFPAAYYYIVHRPHSPSLNQQDELNPPEGLRGPGQVWYTLPISTQEIIRKRAALNSHWSQFTEFGLADLSGYVARNELFERVENDSGTAKGDAPALGFMPVPRIDSLTASLPRGQPKVFRLYLARAPVPGFNYRLYVWSRGPEQVARTIDIRKDSSNEAQALAEPARTDSAPLIANPICTRAGGTWTVYLPATWFDSDDMVFFAAAVRWKGKLVNHTAVGSVVRQGIP is encoded by the coding sequence ATGGCGAAGTGTGAATACCTGATCCGGGTTTCACTCTTCTCTCTTCTTACTTCTCTCTTTGCCGGCCAGGGGCTTGCCGTTGGCCTCGACACACTTCACCTCCAGCCCAATGAACGCATCCTCATTGTAGCGCCGCACCCCGATGACGAGGTGCTGGCCTGCGGCGGACTGATACAGCAGGCGCTCGCGCTCGGCGACTCGGTCTGGGTTGTCTACGTAACAGCCGGTGATGGTTCCTGGACATCGGCCTGGCGCGTCACCGGTAACATGTCCCCGGGCCCGAAGGACTACCTAGAACTCGGCCGCACCCGCATCAAGGAAGCCAGAGCCGACGCTTGCCTGCTCGGTCTCGACACCACACAGCTTGTCTTCCTCGGCTATCCTGATGGCGCTATGGACCAGCTTATCTTCGAACATTACTACGACAAAGTGCCGGTGACGTCTCCGCACACCAGGGTGACTCACAACCCGTATGGTTGCGCCGGGCACGACTACGTGGGAGAAGCCGTGACGGAAGACCTGTATGACCTGATCGCCGGGCACCGTGCCGACCTCGTGATCTTTCCCCATCCTCTGGACGTCCACCCCGACCACTGGGCAGCGGGTGCGACCCTCGCGCCCATCATCGGGCTATGGCATCTGCGCGAAACCGGGAAATTCCCCGCAGCATACTACTATATCGTCCACCGTCCGCACTCTCCGAGCCTCAACCAGCAGGACGAACTCAACCCTCCCGAGGGGCTCCGCGGACCCGGACAAGTCTGGTACACGCTGCCGATTAGCACGCAGGAAATCATCAGAAAGCGGGCTGCACTCAACAGTCACTGGAGCCAGTTCACCGAATTCGGCCTGGCCGACCTCAGCGGCTACGTCGCACGGAACGAGCTGTTTGAACGGGTCGAGAACGACAGTGGCACCGCAAAGGGCGATGCGCCGGCGTTGGGGTTCATGCCCGTGCCGCGGATTGACAGCCTCACCGCGTCCCTGCCTCGCGGCCAACCCAAGGTGTTCAGGCTCTATCTGGCGCGCGCGCCCGTGCCGGGATTCAACTACCGACTGTATGTATGGTCGCGTGGGCCGGAGCAGGTGGCGCGGACCATCGATATCAGGAAAGACTCATCGAATGAGGCGCAGGCCCTGGCCGAACCGGCGCGTACGGACTCCGCACCGCTCATTGCCAATCCGATCTGCACGCGCGCGGGCGGAACCTGGACCGTCTATCTGCCGGCAACGTGGTTCGATTCAGATGACATGGTGTTCTTCGCGGCCGCTGTCCGCTGGAAAGGGAAGCTGGTCAACCATACTGCGGTAGGTTCGGTGGTCCGCCAGGGAATACCCTAG
- the tolB gene encoding Tol-Pal system beta propeller repeat protein TolB — protein MLALALPAIAQQQPPLTPAPTVEVPAEELWLKLTSSGGRKRMDMVIADFQAEPGAGPAAFSRLHDIRSVLVADLKFSLHFSFEEPESGRAYAFATDEKKIDLKGWGTTGAQILICGDLVTRRSGQQVQLRLYDLDVSRLIATKSYPMVEQWRWLAHQMADEVIKLLTPDDGVSRTRIAFSRAIDRDTKELCAVDYDGAGTNRLTNSGGLKLFPAWAPSGSTLAYCTYGASTLNIYTYAMETGKSTLVSARAGLNTTPAFSPDGRTIAVSLGFEGNQEIYTTSPGGKDITRLTNDKAINISPSWSPNGRQIAFVSDRTGSPQVYVMNADGTDVRRLTFEGSYNTSPAWSPRGDLIAFVQRQPGGTNQICVTDINGDTYMRLTSGMNNEDPCWSPDGLHIAFASNRTGPFEIYTMDWTGANQRQVTNVGGAYSPAWSPRLSR, from the coding sequence GTGCTTGCGCTTGCGCTCCCCGCCATCGCTCAGCAGCAGCCTCCGCTTACCCCGGCGCCGACGGTCGAGGTGCCGGCTGAAGAGCTGTGGCTCAAGCTGACCTCGAGCGGCGGCAGGAAGAGGATGGACATGGTCATCGCCGACTTCCAGGCAGAGCCCGGCGCCGGGCCAGCCGCCTTCTCCCGGTTGCACGACATCCGCTCGGTTCTTGTGGCGGACCTGAAATTCTCCCTCCACTTTTCCTTCGAGGAACCCGAATCCGGGCGCGCGTATGCCTTTGCCACTGACGAAAAGAAGATCGACCTGAAGGGCTGGGGCACGACCGGCGCGCAGATTCTGATATGTGGCGACCTGGTCACCAGACGGTCAGGCCAGCAGGTGCAGCTCCGTCTGTACGACCTCGACGTAAGCCGACTGATTGCCACGAAGTCCTATCCCATGGTAGAGCAGTGGCGTTGGCTGGCGCACCAGATGGCGGACGAGGTCATCAAGCTCCTGACACCGGACGATGGTGTCAGCCGCACGCGAATCGCCTTCTCTCGCGCCATCGACCGTGACACCAAGGAACTCTGCGCGGTCGACTACGACGGCGCGGGAACGAACCGACTCACCAACTCGGGCGGGCTCAAGCTGTTTCCCGCCTGGGCTCCATCCGGTTCGACCCTTGCCTACTGTACCTACGGTGCGAGCACGCTGAATATATACACCTATGCCATGGAAACGGGCAAGTCGACGCTTGTCAGCGCCCGAGCCGGGCTTAATACCACACCCGCCTTCTCACCGGACGGCCGCACCATCGCCGTCTCGCTCGGCTTCGAGGGCAACCAGGAAATCTACACGACGAGCCCGGGCGGCAAGGACATTACCCGACTCACCAACGACAAAGCCATCAACATATCTCCGAGCTGGTCGCCGAACGGCCGCCAGATCGCATTCGTGTCGGACCGAACCGGCTCACCCCAGGTCTACGTAATGAACGCCGACGGAACAGACGTCAGACGGCTGACCTTCGAGGGAAGCTACAACACTTCGCCGGCCTGGTCACCGCGCGGCGACCTCATAGCCTTTGTCCAGCGCCAGCCCGGCGGCACCAACCAGATCTGCGTCACCGACATCAACGGCGACACGTACATGCGCCTGACTTCGGGCATGAACAACGAGGACCCCTGCTGGTCGCCTGACGGCCTCCACATCGCCTTCGCGTCAAACCGCACCGGGCCGTTCGAAATCTACACGATGGACTGGACCGGCGCCAACCAGCGCCAGGTCACAAACGTCGGGGGCGCCTATTCCCCGGCCTGGTCACCCCGCCTCAGCCGTTAG
- a CDS encoding DUF6754 domain-containing protein: MRKIAKKSAEYSTRLLVPSSDPIVMSAAQETVKEAYTESGRPDFYSADNINFLTSDQFGYAAGVDGVILREKPGAIFWLGYFYAESLIMAETGHSVGAIQLAGTTELTQLPFFVAACDYTMIGEEIFAASCYLRPEPIMLGTLKGEDFIRFWLIVLTSIVVVIGTVDAIANHRVHFLTSLFERLVAWATPAYE; encoded by the coding sequence TTGCGCAAGATTGCCAAGAAGTCGGCCGAGTACTCGACCCGGCTGCTCGTGCCCAGCTCCGACCCGATTGTCATGTCCGCCGCGCAGGAAACGGTGAAGGAAGCCTACACCGAGTCCGGCCGGCCCGATTTCTACAGCGCCGACAACATCAACTTTCTCACGAGCGACCAGTTCGGCTATGCGGCCGGCGTGGATGGCGTCATCCTGCGCGAGAAGCCAGGCGCGATATTCTGGCTCGGCTACTTCTATGCCGAGTCGCTCATCATGGCCGAGACCGGCCATTCGGTCGGCGCCATTCAGCTCGCGGGCACGACCGAGCTCACCCAATTGCCGTTCTTCGTCGCCGCCTGCGACTATACGATGATCGGCGAGGAGATCTTCGCCGCGTCCTGCTATCTCCGGCCCGAGCCGATAATGCTCGGCACCCTGAAGGGCGAGGATTTCATCCGTTTCTGGCTGATTGTGCTGACCTCAATTGTGGTCGTCATCGGCACGGTCGACGCGATTGCGAACCACCGGGTCCATTTCCTGACCAGCCTGTTCGAGCGGCTGGTGGCCTGGGCCACGCCGGCCTACGAGTAG
- a CDS encoding fibronectin type III domain-containing protein, whose amino-acid sequence MLTLPCLFLVAILGLAPPDSVRACDTPNDQGQSISLTWAAPAGESLSFTGYLILRSTGPDSGFAVIGNEPAARTEYMDNDVQDGARYYYRVAAYSEADTARSVIAGPAVSSAQWFNTSRLNILVMTIVICAIFMYYTQRARAGAKMFIRKIAGLDAIDDALGRATEMGKPILLASASAKSQTLLLSPPCRSCARLPRSRPSTRPGCSCPAPTRLSCPPRRKR is encoded by the coding sequence GTGCTGACACTCCCCTGTCTCTTTCTGGTCGCAATCCTCGGGCTCGCGCCTCCGGATTCGGTGAGGGCGTGTGACACGCCCAATGACCAGGGCCAGTCCATCAGCCTGACCTGGGCCGCGCCCGCGGGCGAGTCGCTCTCGTTCACCGGTTATCTGATACTGCGCTCGACCGGTCCCGACTCCGGTTTCGCGGTCATCGGCAACGAACCCGCAGCCCGCACCGAGTACATGGACAACGACGTACAGGACGGCGCCAGGTACTATTACCGTGTCGCGGCCTACAGCGAGGCCGACACGGCGCGCAGTGTCATCGCGGGCCCGGCGGTGTCCAGCGCCCAGTGGTTTAACACTTCCCGTTTGAACATCCTGGTGATGACCATCGTCATCTGCGCCATATTCATGTACTATACCCAGCGGGCGCGCGCGGGCGCGAAGATGTTCATCCGCAAGATCGCCGGCCTTGACGCGATCGACGACGCACTCGGCCGCGCCACCGAGATGGGGAAGCCGATTCTCTTAGCTTCGGCCTCGGCCAAATCACAGACCTTGTTGTTATCGCCGCCCTGCCGCTCTTGCGCAAGATTGCCAAGAAGTCGGCCGAGTACTCGACCCGGCTGCTCGTGCCCAGCTCCGACCCGATTGTCATGTCCGCCGCGCAGGAAACGGTGA